The stretch of DNA GGCTAGGCCATAGGTCTCTGAGGTATACAGGGTTGCCGTTGGGGTCGTAGCCCACAGGCTCCTTCTCGAAGTCTATATCCACCCTGCCAGCCAGGGCATAGGCCACAACCAGCGGTGGGCTAGCCAGGAAGTTGCCCCTGGCCAGCGGGTGTATCCTGCCAGAGAAGTTTCTGTTGCCGCTGAGCACCGTTGCAACCCAGAGGTCATGCTCTCTTATGGCCTCCTCAATCTCGGGCCTCAAGGGTCCGCTGTTTCCTATGCAGACTGTGCAGCCGTAGCCTGTTATATGGAACCCCAGGGCCTCTAGGTATGGCATTAGGCCGAGCCGGTTCCAGTACTCAGGCACAACCCTGCTACCAGGGGCGTTGCTGGTCTTAACCCACGGCCGAGTTCTGAGTCCCTTCTTGACAGCATTCCTGGCCAGGAGGGCTGCCGCTATCATGACGCTGGGGTTGCTGGTGTTGGTACAGCTAGTTAGAGCGGCGTAGACGACGCTGCCGTCCGTCAGATGGACCTCCTCGTCACCGAGCTTGAGCTCCACTATAGCGGGTCCCCTGCCCTTCTTCTCCAGATACTCCATTATAATCTTCCTTACACGCTCCTTAGCCTCCCTCAGGGGTATCCTGTCCTCTGGATGGCTTGGGCCGCTTATGCTCGGCTCCACGTCGGACAGGTCTATCTCTACAACATCGCTATACCTGGGCTCCGGATCCTCGAGGCTATACCAAAGCCCCGTCTCCTTGGTATACCTCTCGACAAGTTGGACCAGCCACTCTGGCCTCCCAGTACCCCTGAGATACTCTAGAGTTGCCTCGTCTACAGGGAAGAAGCCCATGGTGGCGCCGTACTCGGGGGCCATGTTGGCTATGGTGGCCCTGTCGGGCACGCTTAGCTTCTTCACACCCTCCCCGAAGTACTCCACGAACTTGCCGACCACATTCTTCTTCCTCAGCTTCTCCGTAATGTAGAGAACAAGGTCCGTGGTGGTCACGCCCTCCCTCAGCTCGCCCACCAGCCTCACTCCTACGACCTCGGGGAGGAGCATGTAGTATGGCTGCCCGAGTATAACAGCCTCAGCCTCTATACCACCCACACCCCAGCCGAAGACTCCCAGACCGTTTATCATAGTGGTGTGGCTATCAGTCCCCAACAGGCTGTCTGGGTGTGCGTAGAGGGTCCCGTTCCTCCTGGAAAGCCACACGACCCTCGCAAGATACTCCAGGTTGACCTGATGTATAATCCCCTTTCCGGGCGGGACAACCCTGAAGTTCGAGAAGGCCTTCTGAGCCCACTTCAGCAGCTGATACCTCTCCCTGTTTCTTTCATACTCCCTCTTCAAGTTGAGCCTGAACGCCTCGGCGGTGCCATAGTAGTCCACCTGTATGCTGTGGTCGATGATCAGGTCGACGGGTATCAGGGGGTTGACCTTGGACGGGTCGCCTCCGAACTGCTTCATAGCATCCCTCATAGCCGCTAAGTCGACCACAGCTGGAACTCCCGTGAAGTCCTGCATTACAACCCTCACGGGGTGGAACGGCACGTCCTTACGCCCGGCGTACTCGCTCCACCTCGCTACAGCCTCCACATCCTCATCTCTAACCACGAAGCCGTCGTAGTGCCTGACAACATTCTCTAGGAGAACCCTGATGGAGTAGGGTAGCGAGTTGAAGTCTGAGGGTATCACGCGGTCAATCTTGTTTATCAACAGTATCCTAGCCCTGCCCTCAGGAGTCTCCAGCTCAGCCTCGATAGGCTTGAAATCGAAGCCTCCACCACTAGCCAATTCGCTTCAGCACCCCCTACCTAATCCTCATTCTATATCTGGAAGAGTATTAGCCTTACACTCCAGGGAGTCTGCCGGAAGCTAGGCGCTTGTATGCGGAGGCGGATGAATGGTAGAGCACCTTCACTAGCGACAGGGGGGCCTCTAAACCACCGCCCCTCAGGGCTGCAGCAGCCAGCCTTTGAGAGGATAAGGCTCCCACCTGCGAAAGGGTGGATATAACGAGCTGGTGGTGAGTGTCGTAGTCTAGCCTAAGCCTTAGAGGGGCGCCTCCTACAGCCCGTGAGATGGTCTCCAGAACCCTCGTCCCATAGACTAGCCGTGCTACGGCGTGCTGGGCGCGGAGTTCATGTGACACTATCGAGAGCGACTTCTCCAAGGCTTCACCCACGTCTAATCCACGCTTTATGAGGCTTGCAGCTAGTTTCGCAGCTTTTGCGTTAGGGTAGAGTCCACCGCCGCTCAGCGGCTTTACCAGCCCACCAGCATCGCCGACCACATAGACCCTCCCCCTCCGCAGCCGCTCAGCGGGCGGGCCAGCGGGTATTCTGCCTCCATAGACCTTGAATGCCCTGGGCTTCAAAACTTCGAAGAATCTCTTGACGCCTGCTAGGGTTCCCATTGCTCCAGCTACGGAAACGCTTCCCACAGTGGGCACGTCCCAGGTGAAAGCTAATCCTCTATCGAGGATGAAGTCGACCAGTATTGTGCTTTCCCTCTTTCCAGGCACAAGTATGTTGAGCCCGTAGTAGTAGTCTCCCCTGTAGCCGAGGTCGAGCATCCTATGAAGCTCACCGTGAGCACCATCGGCAAGTATAACCGCGTCGTATCGGGCCTCCGAGCCTCCAGCCTTGACAGACCCCTCTATGCCGACGCTGTGAACTCTCTTGCCGAGTTGAGCCCTCCCCCCCAGAGACATCAGTGACTCCAGGAGTAGTTCTTCAAGCCTAACCCTGTCGAGCCTGTAAACAGTACCTACGTCAAGAACCGCAAGAGTCTCTCCCCGAAAACGGATCTCCAGGCTGTCATAAGAGTCTATTATGGTCTCGCGAGCCTCCCTACCAATGGTGTTAACAGTCCTTTCTGAAACTATGCCTGTACAATGCTCAGGCATGCCAACCCTTCCATGCTCCTCATAAAGATCCACTCTCAGCCCTGTCGAAGCCATCTCCCTCGCGAATATCAGCCCTGCGAAACCTCCCCCTACAACAGCTACCCTAACCAAGGCAGGCCACTCCTTCTAAAATCCAGAAGACTATTATGGAGACGGTATAACCTGGGATTTAACCTTGTTCGTCCAGCCCATTATACTATACCAATATCAACAGTAAAGCATCAAGACTATAATGCGCCTTAGAAATAGCCAGGGGATTGTTTTGGGAACATGTTGTTCTAGAGCCAGTGT from Aeropyrum pernix K1 encodes:
- the acnA gene encoding aconitate hydratase AcnA; amino-acid sequence: MASGGGFDFKPIEAELETPEGRARILLINKIDRVIPSDFNSLPYSIRVLLENVVRHYDGFVVRDEDVEAVARWSEYAGRKDVPFHPVRVVMQDFTGVPAVVDLAAMRDAMKQFGGDPSKVNPLIPVDLIIDHSIQVDYYGTAEAFRLNLKREYERNRERYQLLKWAQKAFSNFRVVPPGKGIIHQVNLEYLARVVWLSRRNGTLYAHPDSLLGTDSHTTMINGLGVFGWGVGGIEAEAVILGQPYYMLLPEVVGVRLVGELREGVTTTDLVLYITEKLRKKNVVGKFVEYFGEGVKKLSVPDRATIANMAPEYGATMGFFPVDEATLEYLRGTGRPEWLVQLVERYTKETGLWYSLEDPEPRYSDVVEIDLSDVEPSISGPSHPEDRIPLREAKERVRKIIMEYLEKKGRGPAIVELKLGDEEVHLTDGSVVYAALTSCTNTSNPSVMIAAALLARNAVKKGLRTRPWVKTSNAPGSRVVPEYWNRLGLMPYLEALGFHITGYGCTVCIGNSGPLRPEIEEAIREHDLWVATVLSGNRNFSGRIHPLARGNFLASPPLVVAYALAGRVDIDFEKEPVGYDPNGNPVYLRDLWPSQREVREAIEKALDPQLFVEKYKDIDKGDKFWEELKAPEGELYSWDPKSTYIRKPPYFDNMPLEPQPPRDIRGARVLVWAPDRTSTDHISPAGRISPDSKAGQYLIEQGVPPSQLNTCGSRRGNHEVMMRCTFDNPRFRNKLVPDREGGWTIFWPTGEVMHVFDAAMKYREMGVPLIVLAGKQYGVGSSRDWAAKGPALLGVKAVIAESYERIHRSNLVGMGVLPLEFMPGENAEKLGLDGSEEYDIIGIEEGLSPGKILTVRARKSDGRVIEFKVKARLDTPIEVEYYKHGGILQYVLRKLIREHGRGN
- a CDS encoding NAD(P)-binding protein, whose product is MVRVAVVGGGFAGLIFAREMASTGLRVDLYEEHGRVGMPEHCTGIVSERTVNTIGREARETIIDSYDSLEIRFRGETLAVLDVGTVYRLDRVRLEELLLESLMSLGGRAQLGKRVHSVGIEGSVKAGGSEARYDAVILADGAHGELHRMLDLGYRGDYYYGLNILVPGKRESTILVDFILDRGLAFTWDVPTVGSVSVAGAMGTLAGVKRFFEVLKPRAFKVYGGRIPAGPPAERLRRGRVYVVGDAGGLVKPLSGGGLYPNAKAAKLAASLIKRGLDVGEALEKSLSIVSHELRAQHAVARLVYGTRVLETISRAVGGAPLRLRLDYDTHHQLVISTLSQVGALSSQRLAAAALRGGGLEAPLSLVKVLYHSSASAYKRLASGRLPGV